One genomic region from Bacillus sp. SLBN-46 encodes:
- a CDS encoding phosphonate ABC transporter ATP-binding protein, translating into MSSNIKIEAKNISKHYERKIALSSLSFSIKEGELVALIGPSGAGKTTLLNAIAGLVPIQSGELLIDGSSHATYKNGKALSKKVGVIRQQFDLIGPLAVIHNVLAGNLGDWGLIKSLFSLLIPQEKELAIRALERVGLGDKVYEITSSLSGGEQQRVAMARLLVQRPEVILADEPVASLDPARAEDVLAMLTKIVTEEKQTLIASLHSVEYARKYFTRIISLKNGEIFFDLPTDQVTDELLKDLYQLKEQG; encoded by the coding sequence ATGTCTTCAAATATAAAAATAGAAGCAAAAAACATATCGAAACACTATGAGCGGAAGATAGCCCTATCTTCCCTTTCTTTTTCTATAAAGGAAGGAGAATTAGTTGCGTTAATTGGACCAAGTGGGGCCGGAAAAACAACCCTTCTGAATGCCATAGCAGGATTGGTCCCCATTCAAAGCGGAGAACTTTTAATTGATGGAAGTTCTCATGCAACTTATAAAAATGGGAAAGCCTTGTCCAAAAAAGTAGGCGTGATCCGACAACAGTTCGATTTAATTGGTCCACTAGCTGTTATTCATAATGTCTTGGCTGGAAATTTAGGTGACTGGGGCCTTATTAAGTCCCTTTTTTCATTACTTATTCCTCAAGAAAAAGAACTAGCTATCAGGGCGCTTGAGCGAGTCGGCTTAGGTGACAAAGTATATGAAATTACCTCCTCTTTATCTGGAGGCGAACAACAGCGTGTAGCGATGGCGCGATTATTGGTTCAAAGGCCAGAAGTCATTCTAGCTGATGAACCGGTTGCCTCTCTTGACCCAGCACGAGCAGAAGATGTTCTAGCTATGCTGACTAAAATTGTAACTGAGGAAAAGCAAACATTAATTGCTAGCTTGCATTCTGTTGAATATGCGCGAAAGTATTTTACAAGGATTATTTCTCTTAAGAACGGAGAAATATTTTTTGATTTACCAACAGATCAAGTGACTGATGAATTGCTTAAAGACCTCTATCAGTTAAAGGAGCAAGGGTAA
- a CDS encoding spore germination protein: protein MAVNQDGISIGTISGGIVNFGGAVYIAPISVTKSITGSGEGNQGTDVSKKTVSNSSNQNSVMSLIDLIRRSKE, encoded by the coding sequence GTGGCGGTCAATCAAGACGGAATTAGTATCGGTACGATTTCTGGCGGTATTGTTAACTTTGGAGGAGCTGTATATATAGCTCCCATTTCGGTAACAAAATCCATAACTGGTTCTGGTGAAGGAAATCAGGGGACAGATGTGTCTAAGAAAACAGTGTCGAATTCTTCGAATCAAAATAGTGTAATGAGTTTAATTGATTTAATAAGGCGGAGCAAAGAGTAG
- a CDS encoding glycosyltransferase family 1 protein: MRIGINLLNFSQDRHGGVEQYVKNLIWHLVKVQQNLKLFLFITRPYRDTFPDQHEQIKRVIFKDVKNPVQIHEAIHQYQIDVWFSPLHRSYIPNIPIPTVVTIHDLLHTAYPQYVSDNLDWHNNYYQQFSPSFDAVITVSNFSKQTIIQNLQIPEEKIHVIYQDAPIGFERVLDEGDIGKIKEKYKLPDVFAIYPASYNPHKNHLNLLKAILSLRDHYNKEVYLVLTGYTYKGNIIFQRVLNFLKQHHLEKQVKILDYVPQNEMPFLYFHATFLLFPSLYEGFGIPLVEAMRAQCPIVCSNRGSIPEIVEEAALQFNPDNTDEIALQILKVLNPQTRQYLLEKSNERVKIFSWEDSAKETLEVFESVMQKGRK, translated from the coding sequence ATGAGAATTGGCATTAATCTTTTGAATTTTTCGCAGGACAGACATGGAGGGGTTGAACAGTACGTAAAAAACTTAATTTGGCATCTAGTGAAGGTTCAACAAAATCTGAAGTTATTCCTTTTTATTACCAGACCATACCGAGATACTTTTCCTGATCAACATGAGCAAATTAAAAGAGTAATATTTAAGGATGTAAAGAACCCAGTTCAGATTCATGAAGCTATTCACCAGTATCAAATAGATGTATGGTTCTCCCCATTACACCGGTCATATATCCCAAACATCCCTATTCCAACAGTGGTGACCATCCATGATCTTCTTCATACTGCATACCCTCAGTATGTTTCAGACAATTTGGATTGGCATAATAACTATTACCAACAATTTTCCCCGTCATTTGATGCAGTCATTACGGTTTCAAACTTTTCAAAACAGACTATTATCCAGAACCTTCAAATTCCTGAAGAAAAAATTCATGTAATATATCAGGATGCTCCAATAGGTTTCGAAAGGGTGCTGGACGAAGGTGATATTGGAAAAATAAAGGAAAAATATAAATTGCCCGATGTGTTTGCAATTTACCCAGCTAGTTATAATCCACATAAAAATCATCTTAATCTTCTAAAAGCAATTTTGTCTCTACGCGATCATTACAACAAGGAGGTTTATCTTGTTCTTACAGGTTATACGTACAAAGGGAACATCATTTTTCAAAGGGTATTAAATTTCTTAAAGCAGCATCATTTAGAAAAACAAGTAAAGATATTAGACTATGTCCCCCAAAACGAAATGCCATTCCTTTATTTTCACGCCACCTTTTTGCTCTTCCCTTCTCTTTATGAGGGGTTTGGCATTCCATTAGTGGAAGCAATGAGAGCACAATGTCCAATCGTTTGTTCAAATAGAGGAAGCATTCCAGAGATTGTTGAGGAAGCTGCGTTGCAATTTAACCCTGACAACACAGATGAGATTGCCTTGCAAATACTTAAAGTATTAAACCCACAGACAAGGCAGTACCTTCTCGAAAAAAGCAATGAACGGGTGAAAATTTTCTCATGGGAGGATAGTGCAAAGGAAACATTGGAGGTTTTTGAGAGCGTAATGCAAAAGGGGAGAAAATGA
- a CDS encoding putative selenate ABC transporter substrate-binding protein, with protein MKKWLSVMITVLLLFSLAACGQKEEKSSETKKGNTTKEVFKIGAIPDQNAADLEKGMTAVANYLSEKTGMKVEFVPSVDYAALVTGFQRGEIHMAWFGGLTSVQARNLVPDAESFAQRPRDAEFHSVFITQEGSGIKSLEDLKGKSFTFGSESSTSGHLMPRYFISEEGIDPNTDFDGKPNFSGSHDTTYKLIEAGTYKAGALNEAVWQAAVKEGKVDTNKVKVFYTTPAFYDYNWTINSNVDEVFGKGSKKKVEDAILGITTEQKDITDFFQTDNFIETKNDNYKKIQKVAKELQIIK; from the coding sequence ATGAAAAAATGGTTGTCTGTTATGATTACTGTATTGCTACTATTTTCTTTAGCTGCATGTGGACAGAAAGAAGAAAAATCAAGTGAAACTAAAAAAGGAAACACAACTAAAGAAGTGTTTAAAATAGGTGCGATTCCCGACCAAAACGCTGCTGACCTAGAAAAAGGGATGACAGCTGTTGCAAATTACCTAAGCGAAAAAACGGGGATGAAGGTTGAATTTGTCCCATCCGTTGATTATGCAGCACTTGTTACTGGCTTTCAACGTGGTGAAATTCATATGGCATGGTTTGGCGGATTAACAAGCGTACAAGCTAGAAACCTTGTTCCAGATGCTGAATCATTCGCGCAAAGACCAAGAGATGCTGAGTTTCATTCGGTGTTTATTACTCAAGAGGGATCAGGAATTAAGTCCCTAGAAGACTTAAAAGGAAAATCGTTCACTTTCGGCAGTGAAAGCTCTACTTCAGGTCACCTAATGCCACGTTACTTCATATCAGAAGAAGGAATTGATCCAAATACAGATTTTGATGGGAAACCTAACTTCTCTGGTTCACATGATACCACATATAAATTAATTGAAGCTGGTACGTATAAAGCTGGTGCATTAAATGAGGCTGTTTGGCAAGCTGCTGTAAAAGAAGGGAAAGTGGATACGAATAAAGTAAAAGTATTCTATACAACCCCTGCTTTCTATGACTACAACTGGACCATCAATAGCAATGTGGATGAAGTTTTTGGAAAAGGCTCGAAGAAAAAAGTGGAGGATGCCATTCTCGGTATTACAACTGAACAAAAAGACATCACTGACTTTTTCCAAACGGATAACTTTATTGAAACGAAAAACGATAACTACAAAAAGATTCAAAAGGTTGCAAAAGAATTACAGATTATTAAGTAG
- a CDS encoding nucleobase:cation symporter-2 family protein has translation MKQHPLKIASLGIQHVLAMYAGAVIVPLIIGGALKFSGEQLTYLVSIDILMCGIATILQVWQNRFFGVGLPIVLGCTFTAVGPIISIGSQYGISSIYGSILISGLIVVLISQFFGKLIKFFPPVVTGSVVTIIGITLIPVAMNNMAGGQGSPDFGSISNISLAFGTLLFIILLYRFTKGFIRSISILLGLVAGTIAASLMGKVNFAAVTDASWFHMVKPFYFGTPSFELTPIITMTLVAIVSLVESTGVYLALSDITGKKLTEEDLSRGYRAEGIASILGALFNAFPYTTYSQNVGLVQLSGVKGKNVIYTMGGILVVLGFVPKIGAFTTVIPTPVLGGAMVAMFGMVIAYGIKMLSKVEFASQENLLIIACSVGMGLGVTAVPDLFTHLPESIKILTNNGIVAGSFTAIFLNIIFNVVKPSEQQQASSSLRAS, from the coding sequence ATGAAACAACATCCTTTAAAAATAGCATCTTTAGGAATTCAACATGTGTTAGCCATGTATGCTGGTGCAGTGATTGTACCACTTATTATTGGAGGAGCACTAAAATTTTCCGGAGAACAATTAACCTATTTAGTTTCCATCGACATATTAATGTGTGGTATAGCCACTATTTTACAAGTTTGGCAGAATCGTTTTTTTGGTGTGGGCTTACCAATTGTTCTAGGGTGTACCTTTACGGCTGTCGGACCCATCATTTCAATTGGCAGCCAATACGGTATATCTTCCATATACGGCTCTATTCTTATTTCAGGTCTAATCGTTGTTCTCATTTCACAATTTTTCGGTAAATTAATTAAGTTCTTCCCTCCTGTCGTTACTGGTTCAGTCGTTACCATCATAGGGATTACCTTAATTCCAGTTGCAATGAACAACATGGCTGGGGGCCAAGGGAGCCCTGATTTTGGCAGTATCTCAAATATCAGTCTTGCTTTCGGTACATTGTTATTTATCATTTTACTTTATAGATTTACAAAAGGCTTTATCCGCTCTATTTCAATCCTCCTTGGATTAGTTGCTGGAACAATTGCAGCATCTTTAATGGGTAAGGTGAATTTTGCAGCTGTAACCGACGCTTCATGGTTTCATATGGTCAAACCCTTTTATTTTGGAACTCCTTCCTTTGAATTAACACCGATTATTACAATGACATTAGTAGCTATTGTTAGTCTAGTAGAGTCAACAGGTGTCTATTTAGCATTAAGTGATATAACAGGAAAAAAGCTTACCGAGGAGGATTTATCAAGGGGTTATCGTGCAGAAGGAATTGCTAGCATACTTGGTGCTTTGTTTAATGCCTTCCCGTATACCACCTATTCCCAGAACGTTGGACTCGTTCAGTTATCTGGTGTAAAAGGGAAAAATGTTATCTATACGATGGGTGGAATCCTTGTGGTTCTTGGTTTTGTGCCAAAAATAGGTGCGTTTACAACGGTGATCCCAACACCTGTTCTAGGTGGGGCAATGGTAGCCATGTTTGGAATGGTAATTGCCTATGGAATTAAAATGCTAAGCAAAGTGGAATTTGCTTCACAAGAAAATCTGCTTATCATTGCTTGCTCAGTTGGTATGGGTCTTGGTGTAACTGCTGTACCTGATTTATTTACCCACCTTCCAGAAAGCATAAAAATCTTAACCAACAATGGAATTGTCGCTGGAAGCTTTACTGCTATCTTTTTAAACATTATTTTTAACGTAGTTAAACCATCCGAGCAACAGCAAGCTTCTTCCAGTTTAAGAGCATCATAA
- a CDS encoding MFS transporter: MQTKGALPILFVVMFLVMVGFGIIIPVLPFYAEEIGASPTELGLLMAVYSLMQLIFAPLWGQVSDRIGRKPVMMIGITGLALSFFIQAVSTELWMLFAARILGGILSSANMPTAMAYVADITTEENRGKGMGIVGAATGLGFVFGPAIGGIFSKISLSMPFYLASGSSLITLVLVFLLLKESTNKKSTVKRDSIWKAFNSRVSVLFFVQLLISLSLSGLEATFAYFAAKRAGLESTQLGYIFMIMGFGSALVQGGLVGKLTKKYGESTVIQGGIIVSAIGFGLILLVHNFSTAAIFLTIFGLGNGVIRPSVSSLITKMSTAGHGSSTGLLSSFDSLGRIMGPPIGGWLFSLSIGLPYISGAVISMAAFILFLLFRPQVAAVKTTNM; this comes from the coding sequence TTGCAAACTAAAGGAGCTTTACCTATTTTATTTGTAGTAATGTTTTTAGTTATGGTTGGGTTTGGTATTATTATCCCGGTCTTACCTTTTTACGCTGAAGAAATTGGAGCGAGCCCAACTGAGCTCGGACTATTGATGGCGGTTTATTCACTTATGCAACTCATTTTTGCGCCGTTATGGGGACAGGTTTCAGATCGGATCGGGCGTAAACCAGTAATGATGATTGGTATAACTGGACTTGCCTTATCTTTCTTTATCCAAGCGGTTTCCACTGAACTATGGATGTTGTTTGCAGCAAGAATTTTAGGCGGTATTCTCTCCTCTGCTAATATGCCAACCGCCATGGCATACGTGGCAGACATTACAACAGAAGAAAATCGTGGGAAAGGTATGGGGATTGTGGGAGCTGCCACTGGCCTGGGCTTTGTTTTCGGTCCAGCAATAGGCGGAATTTTTTCGAAAATCAGCTTAAGTATGCCCTTTTATTTAGCTAGTGGATCATCTTTAATTACTTTGGTGCTGGTTTTCCTTTTACTAAAAGAATCTACAAATAAAAAGAGCACTGTTAAAAGAGACTCCATTTGGAAAGCTTTTAACTCGAGAGTCTCCGTTCTTTTTTTCGTTCAATTACTAATTTCTTTATCTCTATCTGGATTAGAGGCAACCTTTGCGTATTTTGCGGCAAAAAGAGCTGGTTTGGAGAGCACTCAACTCGGTTATATTTTTATGATCATGGGATTTGGCAGTGCCTTGGTGCAAGGGGGATTAGTTGGCAAATTGACTAAGAAATACGGAGAAAGCACGGTCATTCAAGGTGGAATTATTGTTTCAGCCATTGGTTTTGGCTTAATTTTACTAGTACATAACTTTTCAACAGCTGCTATCTTTTTAACCATTTTTGGGTTAGGAAATGGGGTCATTCGTCCGAGTGTATCTTCACTAATTACAAAAATGTCTACTGCTGGCCATGGGAGTTCAACGGGACTTCTATCTTCCTTCGATTCTCTCGGACGGATAATGGGACCGCCGATTGGTGGCTGGTTGTTCTCACTTTCTATAGGTCTCCCATATATTTCAGGTGCAGTGATTTCCATGGCAGCATTTATCTTATTTCTTCTGTTTCGACCGCAGGTGGCTGCAGTTAAAACAACCAACATGTAA
- a CDS encoding glycosyltransferase: MKVTIGITTFNRKKYLVKHQQSLNLSQNIDSCNIRIFDDCSTELDIADLKSLFPNAVTIIQRDKNMGPDRNLRQMYLDFLTTQDDILVTMDSDLICRPDWLNFTEEHFNHTKGIMSLYNSRLHRPMKKLKINKNVFLEKNHIGAAGSIMSREIINEIVKNLPPSDSFDWAWSNFLRSKGIPLLVSNESYFQHIGLQGFNCDGIKIVEYGLNFNPTHEKNQKFITEYQQEYIKIRQG; this comes from the coding sequence ATGAAAGTTACAATCGGAATTACTACTTTTAATAGAAAGAAATACTTAGTTAAACATCAGCAGTCATTAAATTTGTCACAAAATATAGACTCTTGTAACATCCGTATTTTTGATGATTGTAGTACTGAATTAGACATTGCAGATTTAAAGAGCCTATTTCCTAATGCAGTTACGATCATTCAAAGAGATAAGAATATGGGTCCAGACCGAAATTTAAGACAAATGTATCTTGATTTTTTAACCACACAAGATGACATCCTCGTTACGATGGATTCAGACCTTATTTGCCGCCCTGATTGGTTAAACTTCACAGAGGAACATTTTAATCACACCAAGGGTATTATGAGTTTGTACAATTCTCGACTTCATAGACCAATGAAAAAATTGAAGATAAATAAAAATGTATTTTTAGAAAAAAATCATATTGGTGCTGCAGGTTCAATAATGTCCAGAGAAATAATAAATGAAATAGTTAAGAATCTACCTCCCAGCGATTCCTTTGATTGGGCCTGGAGTAATTTTTTAAGAAGTAAGGGTATACCCCTCCTGGTCTCAAATGAGAGTTATTTCCAACATATTGGACTTCAAGGTTTCAATTGCGATGGTATTAAAATAGTTGAATATGGATTAAATTTCAATCCAACACATGAAAAAAATCAAAAATTTATAACTGAATACCAACAAGAATATATTAAAATCAGACAAGGATGA
- a CDS encoding ABC transporter permease subunit, with protein MTKQRSIFRVHNRFLLTLLLVAIFSWSLFSIKWNADLFHAGGIPTMMQIFEGILHPDLTSEVLLKGLESSWITLAYAVAGMSLAIIYAFIVGVLASGTLTSNRVSRMVSKVFFRGILGFTRSIHELIWAWLFVAAVGLSPFAAIFALAIPYGGILGRIFADMLNDVPQNPIRALKSLGASRIQTLVYGYLPLVWADMISYTMYRFECSIRSSAIMSFVGLGGLGYQIQLSLADLKYDQVWTYVFFLITLVLLVDIWSSFVRKGLTERKKRSGFSYGWMSTLFTVLLIVGSWLYINLAENAHLFELLTEKNLEYAKKFFGGLIGLNQEDIAFLDAASWSSALKLTYETLEMSIMAIGFSTIAAFLTVIPAARNIANGRLTLSNNWYNWILYGLVRLSFIFSRAVPELVWAMMIIFIFKPGILPGAIALALHNFGILGKLWAEVIEDMDPRPIRNLASSGASKIQIFFYGILPTVLPRFLTYILYRWEVIMRTTIVVGFVGAGGLGMEFKLAMSFFQYTQITLLLLCYMILVIIADFASESTRKAVK; from the coding sequence ATGACGAAACAAAGATCCATCTTTCGCGTGCATAACCGCTTCCTCCTCACTTTACTGTTAGTGGCCATTTTCTCTTGGAGTCTCTTCTCTATTAAATGGAATGCAGATTTATTTCATGCGGGTGGGATTCCCACCATGATGCAAATTTTTGAAGGCATTCTTCATCCCGATTTGACTTCGGAGGTGCTGCTCAAAGGGTTAGAATCATCTTGGATCACCCTTGCTTACGCTGTTGCTGGAATGTCGCTGGCAATTATTTATGCATTTATTGTTGGGGTTCTGGCATCAGGTACTTTAACGTCAAACCGAGTTTCCCGAATGGTTTCAAAGGTATTTTTTAGAGGGATATTAGGTTTTACAAGGTCTATCCATGAACTGATCTGGGCTTGGCTTTTTGTGGCAGCCGTCGGCTTATCACCGTTTGCAGCTATCTTTGCCCTTGCCATTCCTTACGGAGGGATTCTTGGCCGTATATTTGCAGATATGTTAAACGATGTGCCACAAAACCCGATTCGTGCATTGAAATCTTTAGGCGCATCAAGAATACAAACCTTAGTTTATGGCTATTTACCTTTAGTTTGGGCAGATATGATTAGCTATACGATGTATCGCTTTGAATGTTCGATTCGTTCATCAGCCATAATGAGTTTTGTCGGGCTAGGTGGCTTGGGCTACCAGATTCAATTATCTTTGGCTGATTTGAAGTACGATCAAGTATGGACCTATGTATTTTTTCTAATTACTTTGGTGCTGCTGGTAGATATTTGGAGTAGTTTTGTTCGGAAAGGGTTAACGGAGCGGAAAAAAAGAAGTGGTTTTAGTTATGGCTGGATGTCTACCCTCTTTACGGTTCTGCTAATTGTGGGCTCTTGGTTATATATTAATTTGGCTGAAAATGCCCATTTATTTGAGCTATTAACTGAAAAAAATTTAGAATACGCTAAAAAGTTCTTCGGTGGATTAATTGGTTTAAATCAAGAAGATATAGCTTTCTTAGATGCTGCTAGTTGGTCATCAGCATTAAAATTAACCTATGAAACGTTAGAAATGAGTATTATGGCCATCGGATTTTCAACGATTGCAGCCTTTCTAACTGTGATTCCAGCGGCTAGAAATATCGCAAATGGACGTCTTACGTTGTCTAATAACTGGTATAATTGGATCCTTTATGGATTGGTTCGCCTATCTTTTATCTTTTCACGAGCCGTACCCGAGCTTGTATGGGCCATGATGATTATTTTTATCTTTAAACCTGGGATCTTGCCGGGTGCCATTGCTCTTGCTCTCCACAATTTTGGTATACTTGGGAAGCTTTGGGCAGAGGTTATTGAAGATATGGATCCTCGACCAATAAGAAATCTAGCATCCTCGGGTGCATCCAAGATTCAGATTTTCTTTTATGGAATCCTGCCAACGGTGTTACCTCGCTTTCTTACCTATATTCTCTATCGCTGGGAAGTGATTATGAGAACAACCATTGTGGTTGGATTTGTTGGCGCAGGCGGCCTTGGTATGGAATTTAAATTGGCAATGAGCTTTTTCCAATATACTCAAATTACTCTGCTTCTCCTTTGTTATATGATTCTTGTCATTATTGCAGACTTTGCATCAGAAAGTACAAGAAAAGCAGTGAAATAG
- a CDS encoding xanthine phosphoribosyltransferase produces MKLLEEKIKKDGKVLNEHVLKVDSFLNHQLDPSLMNEIGKEFAARFNGNGITKIVTIESSGIAPAVMAGLHMMVPVVFARKKKSLTLTDDLLTASVYSFTKNETNEISVSKKYVDANDKVLIIDDFLANGEAALGLVNIVQQTGAEVTGIGIVIEKSFQNGSRKLQDLGLRVESLAQIASLTNGEVTFINEKVEEYIK; encoded by the coding sequence ATGAAACTATTAGAGGAAAAAATTAAAAAGGACGGAAAAGTCCTAAATGAACATGTTCTAAAGGTAGATTCGTTTTTGAATCATCAATTGGACCCTTCTTTAATGAACGAGATTGGCAAAGAGTTTGCTGCTCGGTTTAATGGAAACGGGATTACAAAAATCGTGACCATTGAATCGTCTGGAATTGCACCTGCTGTCATGGCTGGATTACATATGATGGTCCCTGTCGTTTTTGCCAGGAAAAAGAAATCTTTAACCCTTACAGATGATTTGCTCACAGCGAGTGTTTATTCGTTTACAAAAAATGAAACAAATGAAATATCTGTCTCAAAAAAATATGTGGATGCAAATGATAAAGTACTGATCATTGATGATTTTCTTGCTAACGGAGAGGCCGCCCTTGGCTTAGTGAACATCGTTCAACAAACTGGTGCAGAGGTTACTGGTATTGGCATTGTGATTGAAAAATCCTTCCAAAACGGTTCCCGTAAGCTACAGGATCTTGGTTTAAGGGTTGAATCTTTAGCCCAAATTGCCTCACTTACAAATGGAGAGGTTACATTTATTAATGAAAAAGTGGAGGAATATATCAAATGA
- a CDS encoding glycosyltransferase family 4 protein, protein MMKNILVINHFPTVNPPTSGGTLRYYHLYKELSRYYNINLLSQTLGHKSGLFPYSPTFREYKVEKDPLYNEQRDDFQIGKENSYEFTLIKHIKLSYQNTVYKRYFNNLYKSSDIIIHESPFLLGYDQYLGIDGKMRIYNSHNHEYGLANQIWTNEKAKEFLPILYVEEKKLVECADLVFTTSENERESFIDIYHKNQNQIKLAPNGIHPDTWIKKITETSNKKPKAMFIGSEYLPNIEAVDFIINQLADKCVDLDFIIAGGCCNPFIKMRKTNVKFLGRIHHKQKLRIFEEADLAINPIMSGAGVNLKTLEFLSAGIPLFSTEFGVRGLNLIDHNHYIHVERENFAIKLNDYYQKEAFLKEVASNGQKYINDNFTWNKIAKGIQEEIEGFKPSNL, encoded by the coding sequence ATGATGAAAAATATACTGGTCATTAATCATTTTCCAACAGTTAATCCTCCCACAAGTGGAGGTACTTTAAGATATTACCATCTTTATAAAGAACTTAGCAGGTATTATAATATAAACCTCTTATCTCAAACACTCGGTCATAAAAGTGGTCTATTTCCATATTCTCCTACATTCAGAGAGTATAAAGTGGAAAAAGATCCCCTCTACAATGAACAAAGGGATGATTTTCAAATAGGTAAAGAAAATTCTTATGAATTTACTTTAATTAAACATATAAAACTTTCCTATCAAAACACGGTTTATAAAAGATATTTTAATAACTTGTATAAATCAAGCGACATTATAATCCATGAATCCCCTTTTCTGCTCGGATATGATCAATATTTAGGAATAGATGGTAAAATGAGAATTTATAACAGCCACAATCATGAATACGGTTTAGCAAATCAAATTTGGACAAATGAGAAAGCGAAGGAATTTCTCCCTATCTTATATGTGGAGGAGAAAAAATTAGTAGAATGTGCCGATTTAGTATTTACAACTTCTGAAAATGAAAGAGAAAGCTTTATTGACATATATCATAAAAACCAAAACCAAATAAAATTAGCGCCAAATGGAATTCATCCGGATACATGGATAAAAAAGATAACAGAAACATCGAATAAAAAGCCAAAGGCCATGTTCATCGGATCTGAATATCTACCTAACATTGAAGCTGTTGATTTTATCATTAATCAATTAGCTGACAAATGTGTGGATTTAGATTTTATTATTGCCGGTGGCTGCTGTAACCCTTTTATTAAAATGAGAAAAACAAATGTGAAATTTTTAGGCCGAATTCATCACAAACAAAAGTTAAGAATATTTGAAGAAGCCGATTTGGCAATTAATCCTATAATGAGTGGTGCAGGTGTTAATCTGAAAACATTAGAATTTTTATCAGCTGGGATTCCTTTGTTTTCAACCGAATTTGGGGTAAGAGGTTTAAATCTAATCGATCATAACCATTACATTCATGTTGAAAGAGAAAATTTTGCAATTAAATTAAATGATTATTATCAAAAAGAAGCATTTTTAAAAGAGGTTGCATCTAATGGACAGAAATACATTAATGACAATTTTACATGGAATAAAATTGCTAAAGGGATACAAGAGGAGATAGAGGGCTTTAAACCCTCTAACCTATAA